Proteins encoded within one genomic window of Methanosarcina barkeri str. Wiesmoor:
- a CDS encoding iron ABC transporter permease, translating into MKSANRDTYNTIIKQKSLYFICFAIAVFLAFLTDIAVGSSSLSVYDVFSTIISPHLNDPNTTVIVWDFRLPKALMAIIVGASLAVAGAEVQTILDNPLASPYTLGISAAAGFGAALAVVFGLGTIPFAGSILVSINAFIFSFISFSIICLIAKIKNASKEIMILTGVSLLFLFQALISLLEYLATDEQLQKIVFWLFGSFENSSWSTVLICFVIFIIIVPLLAINSWKLTALKLGDEKAKSLGINVEKLRLKVIICVTILTASAVCFVGTIGFVGLVPPHIARILTGEDQRYFIPLSALLGSLFLSLASIGGKIVCHKGVFPIGIATSMIGVPFFLSLIIMKRSESF; encoded by the coding sequence ATGAAATCTGCAAACAGAGATACATATAATACTATAATAAAGCAAAAATCTCTTTATTTCATTTGTTTTGCAATTGCAGTATTCCTTGCATTTTTAACAGATATTGCAGTAGGATCTTCATCACTTTCTGTTTATGACGTCTTTTCAACAATAATTTCACCACATTTAAACGATCCTAATACAACTGTCATTGTCTGGGATTTTAGATTACCTAAAGCTCTGATGGCAATTATTGTCGGTGCATCTCTCGCTGTAGCTGGCGCGGAAGTACAAACTATTCTTGATAATCCTCTGGCGAGCCCGTACACACTCGGCATATCAGCTGCTGCTGGCTTTGGTGCTGCTCTTGCTGTAGTTTTCGGACTAGGCACAATCCCTTTTGCTGGAAGTATCCTTGTTTCTATTAATGCTTTTATTTTTTCATTTATCTCATTTTCTATAATATGCCTTATCGCTAAAATAAAAAATGCCAGCAAAGAGATTATGATTCTTACTGGAGTCTCCCTATTATTTTTGTTCCAGGCACTAATATCTTTACTTGAATATTTAGCAACAGATGAGCAGCTTCAAAAAATAGTATTTTGGTTATTTGGCAGTTTCGAGAACTCCTCCTGGTCTACAGTATTAATTTGTTTTGTTATATTTATTATCATCGTTCCATTACTTGCCATTAATTCTTGGAAACTTACAGCACTAAAACTGGGAGACGAGAAGGCCAAAAGTTTAGGAATTAACGTTGAAAAACTACGCTTAAAAGTGATCATTTGCGTAACTATCCTTACAGCATCTGCTGTATGTTTTGTTGGTACAATAGGTTTTGTAGGTCTCGTTCCACCTCATATAGCTCGAATTCTTACAGGTGAAGATCAGAGGTACTTCATACCTTTGTCTGCACTTTTAGGGTCGCTTTTTCTATCTTTGGCTTCGATTGGCGGGAAGATAGTTTGTCACAAAGGTGTATTCCCTATAGGAATTGCCACTTCTATGATAGGTGTTCCTTTCTTTTTATCGTTAATTATAATGAAAAGGAGCGAGTCCTTTTGA
- a CDS encoding ABC transporter ATP-binding protein: MKLEINNFSFSYNSSLIFNEMNFKIESKITALIGPNAAGKSTLLRCIAGVLDPKGTIMFDGKDVKSFEKKDLIRLRSYLPQESKITGSLTVFEILLLGMANSLFWKVNEADLEAVSNVLKYLGIEDLALRSISELSGGQKQMVFIAQSLIRDPKLLLMDEPTNGLDLKYQLELFELIQKITLEKGMTTIIALHDLNLAARFADNIVVMSKGEIYASGSPSSVLTQKTIESVYGINARISIDDDGVPWIKPINSIKNK; the protein is encoded by the coding sequence TTGAAATTAGAGATTAATAATTTTTCATTCAGTTACAATTCATCTCTTATTTTCAATGAAATGAATTTCAAGATAGAATCAAAGATTACAGCACTGATAGGTCCAAATGCTGCAGGTAAGTCAACTCTCTTGAGATGTATAGCTGGAGTATTGGACCCTAAAGGAACGATAATGTTTGATGGAAAAGATGTGAAGAGTTTTGAAAAAAAAGACCTGATACGTTTAAGAAGCTACCTTCCTCAAGAGTCAAAAATAACCGGTTCTTTAACCGTGTTTGAAATTCTTCTTCTGGGAATGGCAAATTCTTTATTCTGGAAGGTAAACGAGGCGGATCTTGAAGCAGTTTCGAATGTACTGAAGTACCTAGGAATTGAAGATTTAGCTCTAAGAAGTATTAGTGAATTAAGTGGTGGACAAAAGCAAATGGTTTTCATTGCTCAATCCTTAATTAGAGACCCCAAACTCCTTTTAATGGATGAGCCAACTAATGGTTTAGACCTGAAATATCAATTAGAGCTTTTTGAATTAATACAAAAAATAACACTAGAAAAGGGTATGACTACTATAATTGCCTTGCACGATCTTAATCTAGCAGCCAGATTTGCCGACAATATAGTCGTTATGAGCAAGGGAGAAATTTATGCATCAGGTTCTCCATCTTCGGTCTTAACGCAAAAAACTATAGAATCTGTCTATGGGATAAATGCTCGGATTAGTATTGACGACGACGGGGTTCCGTGGATAAAGCCAATTAATTCAATTAAGAATAAGTGA
- a CDS encoding DUF1328 domain-containing protein encodes MPGLIGLAVVFLILALIAYILGARGVAGLSMDIAKWLVIIFIILAIISYLL; translated from the coding sequence ATGCCGGGTTTGATAGGACTTGCTGTGGTCTTTCTAATATTGGCATTGATTGCATATATACTGGGCGCAAGGGGAGTTGCCGGTTTATCAATGGATATTGCAAAGTGGCTCGTCATAATCTTTATCATACTTGCAATCATCTCGTACTTGTTATGA